A region from the Falco rusticolus isolate bFalRus1 chromosome 4, bFalRus1.pri, whole genome shotgun sequence genome encodes:
- the APC2 gene encoding adenomatous polyposis coli protein 2 isoform X1, with protein MSGSIASYDQLVRQVEALKKENSHLRRELEDNSNHLSKLENETSDMKEVLKHLQGKLEQEARVMVSSGQTEVLDQLKALQMDITSLYNLKFPAEVACAGRSDKDSLLPPVSHRDGTGDLGRATLRMLEELDRERCFLLGEIEKEEKEKVWYYAQLQSLATRLDELPHVETFSMQMDLIRQQLQFEAQHIRSLMEERFGTADEMVQRAQIRASRLEQIDKELMEAQDKVQQPEPQLCGKALGMEGDGSLDPPTHPEEGGSSKVEVVFWLLSMLATRDKDDMSRTLLAMSSSQESCLAMRKSGCLPLLIQILHDSDGEPGPPESPTGAKDARMRANAALHNIVFSQPDEGQAKKEMRVLHVLEQIRSYSETCWDWLQMQSRDGEKDPEGSAVPVPIEPQICQATCAIMKLSFDEEYRRAMNELGGLQAVAELLQVDYEMHKMTSDPLNLALRRYAGMALTNLTFGDVVNKATLCSRRGCMKAIVAQLGSDSEELHQVVSSILRNLSWRADINSKKVLREVGSVTGLTRCALHAGKESTLKSVLSALWNLSAHSTENKAAICGVEGALGFLVSTLTYKCQSNSLAIIESGGGILRNVSSLIATREDYRQVLRDHNCLQTLLQHLRSHSLTIVSNACGTLWNLSARSPHDQELLWDLGAVSMLRNLIHSKHKMIAMGSAAALRNLLTNRPPKYKDTAVVSPGSCMPSLYMRKQKALEAELDAKHLAETFDTMEKQSLKSQSVKKPTRHMESLVKDYASDSGCFDDDEVPNISTGVETASASVLSMFLNSSFLQGQALPRALAQRRCPEPEKDGSGKPAEPKKPALPEDDVSLAAEKLANKISSTVAKIDKLVEDISTMHTSSDDSFSLSSEDHCLDWQYGPEEVHEARAQSCSPCRLSDTSGFAKRESLSRAHTLLRLKTAYTSLSNDSLNSGSTSDGYCTKEHMKPCTRAAFLDYRDELQRYQKRPSRLDLKSILGGKPERVEPPTLKGRDPAEPDKLEQRDLPERAKKTVTFPSPRALEKEPEWKKEAGSKLCPDPQVHTIKLSPSYQHVPLLETLAKSGAAASAGHHPSLLGRKQAWLPPALLQTAETLSKIPEKLPAHPPATVEQESVQKYSVEDTPICFSRCSSLSSLSSADNVLDGQSHSENDLDSDSSLEILEMEEGDVEGEDGRQEKEKAGDADPVTLVGISQPISIPFPKRDKIFLRESSPPRQEDLTPSSSSENYIQETPLVMSRCSSVSSLGSFESPSIASSIQSDPCSEMISGTISPSELPDSPGQTMPPSRSKTPLFELGCQPEKETSQFNIQWENNVKKFMEITDFKERFQLPQDLDSMVYFTVEKPNENFSCASSLSALPLHEHYVQKDVELKLMPTFPEKNNLNFVAHEKREERLEERYLEGSRKRAERPEPPSDDDIEILKECISSAMPSRFRKVKTSLLSGQVLHPQTKKPVHVPVYMLVPAHTHPSVPKHLRATARDLFKDDDSFTDSADGTPVNFSSAASLSDETLRYPAAEEAERPRSPGTGHPAGVLPEGHREVGSTSTVTARRAASGSSAPARLSSACKGKAGSSRGQGGEGKWGQNLPKSGASLELEVGRSSGPPGRKDAPREDGVAFQSLCHTTPTEEAVYCFYEQDSDELPEVGREVSQPGRAPRQERWGGSIPRREPEPGPQPAKVKPQNNLIADETPPCYSLSSSMSSLSDANLSDGEERGQPCVKAPRLWSATAAGQAQGGSPSSPSLNSEDDLLQKCIGSAMPKRRRPSARRRMVERKQKPLGTGGRERKGEGRHRPAEDVGSDRGSDLDSVEWQAIQEGANSIVTWLHQAAASLSREPSSESDSILSFMSGLSVGSTLQLSLGRQEKKRAGSAASRDAARREHSKSRPEKKDAPGARPTSRGGTRVERSPAPTKPVPNLPVVFRGRTVIYMPSLAKDTPSPRATPKKSPMAKPEAPPAKNLSLSQQRSRSLHRLGKPPETSDLALPKRSTTPPARIGKRPPSSGSSRTSTPSQHAPKKLPSPSQLAKQGPPAAGKVGGSSSPQGAPAKVPAPKSPAPKQSKTQKSPVRIPFMQKPSRKVLPGRGAMPVLEEQADGGKARGAGPGGPGGSRLNLVRMSSTRSSGSDSDRSGFLRQLTFIKESSSLLLRHRTELSMAQPDASLPRRASPQRSRAVLPAVFLCSSRCEELKAAKPGSPSPRPLVPRAQPGSKVPTGVKPPRRTSSESPSRLPVKTSIPMPEPFKRYSSSPNISVARRTGSPSSVLSAHSEASAQRRQTEAVAGGQPAKPPVVVMKGTWRRIRDEDIPHILKSTLPSSALPLAGAGEEENPSTPSPRKTSDAVVQTEDFSTTKTNSSTSPTLETREGPPHSRATCDGEALAPTKAALPISFGHEAPAGTFPASRHGSPSRAARVTPFNYVPSPMAVTVVADKAVEKIQA; from the exons ATGTCTGGCTCCATCGCCTCGTACGACCAGCTGGTGCGGCAGGTGGAGGCACTGAAGAAGGAGAACAGCCACCTCCGGCGGGAGCTGGAGGACAACTCCAACCACCTCTCCAAGCTGGAGAATGAGACCTCGGACATGAAG GAGGTCCTGAAGCACCTCCAGGgcaagctggagcaggaggcacGGGTCATGGTGTCCTCGGGGCAAACGGAGGTCCTGGACCAGCTGAAAG ccctgcagatgGACATCACCAGCCTCTACAACCTCAAATTCCCGGCGGAGGTGGCCTGCGCTGGGCGCAGTGACAAGGACAGCCTGCTGCCACCCGTGTCCCACCGGGATGGCACTGGGGACCTGGGCAGAGCCACCCTCCGGATGCTGGAGGAGCTCGACCGGGAGAG GTGCTTTCTGCTGGGGGAGAttgagaaggaggagaaggagaaggtgtGGTACTACGcgcagctgcagagcctggccacGCGCCTGGACGAGCTGCCGCACGTGGAGACG TTCTCCATGCAGATGGATCTGATccggcagcagctgcagttcgAGGCCCAGCACATCCGCTCGCTGATGGAGGAGCGCTTCGGCACGGCGGATGAGATGGTGCAGCGGGCGCAG aTCCGGGCATCCCGGCTGGAGCAGATCGACAAAGAGCTGATGGAGGCGCAGGACAAGGTGCAGCAGCCGGAGCCGCAG CTTTGTGGGAAGGCACTGGGCATGGAGGGGGATGGCAGCCTGGACCCCCCAACCCACCCCGaggaggggggcagcagcaAG GTGGAGGTGGTCTTCTGGCTCCTGTCCATGCTGGCCACACGTGACAAAGACGACATGTCCCGCACACTGCTGGCCATGTCCAGCTCGCAGGAGAGCTGCTTGGCCATGCGCAAGTcaggctgcctgcccctgctcaTCCAGATCCTGCACGACTCAGACGGCGAGCCGGGCCCCCCCGAGAGCCCCACTGGCGCCAAGGACGCCCGCATGCGTGCCAACGCCGCCCTCCACAACATCGTCTTCTCCCAGCCTGACGAGGGCCAGGCCAAGAAGGAGATGCGGGTGCTGCACGTGCTGGAGCAGATCCGCTCCTACTCGGAGACCTGCTGGGACTGGCTGCAGAtgcagagcagggatggagaAAAAGACCCCGAGGGCAGCGCGG TGCCAGTGCCCATCGAGCCCCAGATCTGCCAGGCCACCTGTGCCATCATGAAGCTCTCCTTCGATGAGGAGTACCGGCGGGCCATGAACGAGCTGG gtgggctgcaggcagtggccgagctgctgcaggtggaCTACGAGATGCACAAGATGACAAGCGACCCCCTCAATTTGGCACTGCGGCGCTACGCGGGGATGGCTCTCACCAACCTCACCTTCGGCGATGTGGTCAACAAG GCAACGCTGTGCTCCCGCCGGGGCTGCATGAAGGCCATCGTGGCTCAGCTGGGCTCCGACAGTGAGGAGCTGCACCAG GTGGTCTCCAGCATCCTGAGGAACCTCTCCTGGAGAGCTGACATCAACAGCAAGAAGGTGCTGCGTGAGGTGGGCAGCGTGACTGGGCTGACACGGTGCGCGCTGCACGCTGGCAAG GAGTCCACGTTGAAGAGCGTCCTGAGCGCGCTGTGGAACCTGTCCGCgcacagcacagagaacaaAGCTGCCATCTGCGGGGTGGAGGGAGCCCTGGGCTTCCTGGTGAGCACCCTCACCTACAAGTGCCAGAGCAACTCGCTGGCCATCATCGAGAGCGGCGGTGGCATCCTCAGGAATGTCTCCAGCCTCATCGCCACGCGGGAGGACTACAG GCAGGTACTCCGGGACCACAACTGCCTGCAGAcgctgctgcagcacctgcgCTCGCACAGCCTCACCATCGTCAGCAATGCCTGTGGCACCCTGTGGAACCTGTCTGCCCGTAGCCCCCATGaccaggagctgctctgggacCTGGGGGCGGTCAGCATGCTGCGCAACCTCATCCACTCCAAGCACAAGATGATCGCCATGGGCAGTGCGGCTGCGCTCCGCAACCTCCTCACCAACCGGCCCCCCAAGTACAAGGACACGGCCGTCGTCTCGCCAGGTTCCTGCATGCCCTCGCTCTACATGCGCAAGCAGAAGGCGCTGGAGGCTGAGCTGGATGCCAAGCACTTGGCCGAGACCTTCGACACCATGGAGAAGCAGAGCCTGAAAAGCCAGAGCGTGAAGAAGCCGACGCGGCACATGGAGAGCCTGGTGAAGGACTACGCCTCTGACTCTGGCTGCTTCGATGATGATGAGGTGCCCAACATCTCCACCGGTGTGGAGACGGCCAGTGCCTCTGTCCTCTCCATGTTCCTCaactcctccttcctccagggGCAGGCGCTGCCCCGGGCGCTGGCGCAGAGGCGATGCCCGGAGCCAGAGAAGGACGGCAGCGGCAAGCCGGCGGAGCCCAAGAAGCCGGCGCTGCCGGAGGATGACGTCTCACTGGCTGCTGAGAAGTTGGCCAACAAGATCTCCAGCACGGTGGCCAAGATCGACAAGCTGGTGGAGGACATCTCTACCATGCACACGTCCTCAGATGACAGCTTCAGCCTCAGCTCGGAGGACCACTGCCTGGACTGGCAGTACGGCCCCGAGGAGGTGCACGAGGCACGCGCCCAGTCCTGCTCACCGTGCCGCCTCTCGGACACCAGTGGCTTTGCCAAGCGGGAGAGCCTGAGCCGGGCACACACGCTGCTGCGGCTGAAGACCGCCTACACCAGCCTGTCCAATGACAGCCTCAACAGCGGCAGCACCAGCGATGGCTACTGCACCAAGGAGCACATGAAGCCCTGCACCAGGGCCGCCTTCCTCGACTATCGGGACGAGCTGCAGCGGTACCAGAAGCGGCCCAGCCGGCTCGACCTCAAGAGCATCCTGGGTGGCAAGCCAGAGCGGGTCGAACCCCCCACGCTCAAGGGCAGAGACCCGGCTGAGCCGGACAAGCTGGAGCAGCGAGACCTGCCCGAACGGGCCAAGAAGACGGTGAcattccccagccccagggcactGGAGAAGGAGCCTGAGTGGAAGAAGGAGGCGGGCAGCAAGCTCTGCCCTGACCCCCAGGTCCACACCATCAAACTCTCCCCGTCCTACCAGCACGTCCCCCTGCTCGAGACCCTGGCCAAGAGTGGCGCGGCTGCCAGCGCCGGCCACCACCCCTCCCTCCTGGGCAGAAAGCAAGCCTGGCTCCCCCCGGCGCTGCTGCAGACGGCTGAGACCTTGAGCAAGATCCCAGAGAAACTGCCTGCCCACCCGCCAGCCACAGTGGAGCAGGAGTCGGTGCAGAAGTACTCAGTGGAGGACACCCCAATCTGCTTCTCCCGGTGCagctccctctcctctctctcctcgGCAGACAACGTGCTGGATGGGCAGAGCCACAGTGAGAACGACCTGGACAGTGACTCCTCCCTGGAGATCCTGGAGATGGAGGAAGGCGATGTGGAAGGTGAGGATgggaggcaggagaaggagaaggcaggggaTGCAGATCCGGTCACACTGGTGGGGATTTCCCAGCCCATCTCCATCCCCTTCCCGAAGCGCGACAAGATCTTCCTGCGCGAGTCATCACCACCGCGCCAGGAGGACCTCACGCCCTCCAGCTCCTCGGAGAACTACATCCAGGAGACGCCACTGGTGATGAGCCGCTGCAGCTCCgtcagctccctgggcagctttgAGAGCCCCTCCATCGCCAGCTCCATCCAGAGCGACCCTTGCAGTGAGATGATCAGCGGTACCATCAGTCCCAGCGAGCTGCCTGACAGCCCTGGGCAGACAATGCCGCCCAGCCGCAGCAAAACGCCCCTGTTCGAGCTGGGCTGCCAACCAGAGAAGGAGACCAGCCAGTTCAACATCCAGTGGGAGAATAACGTCAAGAAGTTCATGGAGATCACCGACTTCAAGGAACGCTTCCAGCTGCCCCAGGACCTGGACTCCATGGTCTATTTCACAGTGGAGAAACCCAACGAGAACTTCTCCTGTGCCTCCAGCCTGAGCGCCCTGCCCCTCCATGAGCACTATGTGCAGAAGGACGTGGAGCTCAAGCTGATGCCCACCTTCCCGGAGAAGAACAATCTGAATTTCGTGGCTCATGAGAAGCGGGAGGAGCGGCTGGAGGAGCGGTACCTGGAGGGGAGCCGGAAGCGAGCCGAGCGCCCCGAGCCCCCATCTGATGACGACATCGAGATCCTGAAGGAGTGCATCAGCTCCGCCATGCCCTCCCGCTTCCGCAAGGTGAAAACCTCCCTGCTCTCTGGCCAGGTCCTGCACCCCCAGACGAAGAAGCCAGTGCACGTCCCTGTCTACATGCTGGTGCCAGCCCACACGCACCCCAGCGTCCCCAAGCACCTTCGCGCCACCGCCCGCGACCTCTTCAAGGACGATGACTCCTTTACCGACTCAGCCGACGGGACCCCCGTCAACTTCTCCAGCGCCGCCTCACTGAGCGATGAGACCCTGCGCTACCCGGCTGCCGAGGAGGCTGAGcgcccccgcagcccggggacGGGGCACCCGGCAGGGGTCCTGCCTGAGGGGCACCGTGAggtgggcagcaccagcactgtCACGGCCAGGAGAGCCGCCTCCGGCAGCTCAGCACCCGCCCGGCTGAGCTCAGCCTGCAAGGGAAAAGCTGGATCGAGCCGTGGGCAAGGTGGGGAGGGCAAGTGGGGCCAGAACCTGCCGAAGAGCGGAGCCAGCCTGGagctggaggtggggaggagCAGTGGTCCCCCCGGGAGGAAGGATGCTCCCCGGGAGGATGGGGTGGCCTTCCAGTCACTGTGCCACACCACGCCAACGGAGGAAGCTGTGTACTGCTTCTACGAGCAGGACTCGGACGAGCTGCCtgaggtgggcagggaggtgtCCCAGCCCGGCCGGGCGCCCAGGCAGGAGCGCTGGGGCGGCTCCATTCCCCGGAGGGAGCCTGAGCCCGGTCCCCAGCCAGCCAAGGTGAAGCCACAGAACAACCTCATCGCTGACGAGACACCACCATGCTACTCTCTCAGCTCCTCCATGAGCTCCCTGAGTGATGCCAACCTCTCTGACGGAGAGGAGCGGGGCCAGCCCTGTGTCAAAGCCCCCCGGCTGTGGTCAGCCACAGCAGCCGGGCAGGCCCAGGGGggctcccccagctcccccagcctcaATTCGGAGGATGACCTGCTGCAGAAGTGCATTGGCTCAGCCATGCCCAAGCGCCGGCGGCCCTCAGCTCGCCGGAGGATGGTGGAGCGCAAGCAGAAGCCACTGGGCACTGGCGGGAGGGAGcggaagggggaggggaggcatCGCCCTGCTGAGGACGTCGGCTCTGACCGGGGCTCGGACCTGGACAGTGTGGAGTGGCAAGCCATCCAGGAGGGTGCCAACTCCATTGTCACCTGGCTGCaccaggctgctgcctccctctcGCGGGAGCCTTCCTCCGAGTCCGACTCCATCCTCTCCTTCATGTCGGGGCTCTCGGTTGGGTCCaccctgcagctctccctgggcaggcaggagaagaaACGGGCCGGCAGCGCGGCCAGCCGGGATGCGGCGAGGAGGGAGCACAGCAAGAGCCGCCCAGAGAAGAAGGACGCGCCGGGTGCCCGTCCCACCAGCCGCGGTGGCACCAGGGTAGAGcgcagcccagcacccaccaaGCCAGTCCCCAACCTGCCTGTGGTCTTCCGTGGCAGGACTGTCATCTACATGCCCAGCCTGGCCAAGGACACCCCCAGCCCGCGGGCCACCCCGAAGAAAAGCCCCATGGCGAAGCCCGAGGCACCACCAGCCAAGAACCTCTCGCTGAGCCAGCAGCGCTCGCGGAGCCTGCACCGGCTGGGCAAGCCCCCCGAAACCAGTGACTTGGCACTGCCCAAGAGGAGCACCACGCCGCCCGCCCGCATTGGCAAGAGACCCCCCTCCTCAGGCTCCTCCCGCACCTCCACCCCCTCCCAGCACGCCCCTAAGAAGCTGCCGTCACCCTCCCAGCTCGCCAAACAGGGTCCCCCAGCCGCAGGCAAGGTGGGCGGCTCGTCGTCCCCACAGGGAGCCCCAGCCAAAGTGCCGGCCCCCAAGTCCCCAGCCCCCAAGCAGTCCAAGACACAGAAGTCACCCGTCCGCATCCCCTTCATGCAGAAGCCCAGCAGGAAGGTgctgccgggccggggggccatgccagtgctggaggagcaggcagaTGGTGGCAAGGCacggggcgcggggccgggagGTCCAGGGGGCAGCCGGCTCAACCTGGTGCGGATGTCATCTACCCGTTCCAGTGGGAGCGACTCGGACCGCTCCGGCTTCTTGCGCCAGCTCACCTTCATCAAAGAatcctccagcctgctgctgcgGCACCGCACCGAGCTCTCCATGGCGCAGCCGGACGCCTCGCTGCCTCGCCGTGCCTCCCCACAGCGCAGCCGTGCTGTCCTCCCAGCCGtcttcctctgctcctcccGCTGTGAGGAGCTGAAGGCGGCCAAGCCGGGGTCCCCCAGCCCGCGGCCCCTTGTCCCCAGAGCCCAGCCCGGCAGCAAAGTCCCCACTGGGGTCAAGCCACCGCGGAGGACCAGCTCCGAGAGCCCATCCCGGCTGCCGGTGAAGACCAGCATCCCCATGCCCGAGCCCTTCAAGAGGTACTCATCCTCGCCCAACATCAGCGTGGCACGGAGGACAGGCAGCCCTTCCTCCGTCCTCTCTGCCCACTCCGAGGCGTCGGCACAGCGTCGGCAGACTGAGGCAGTAGCTGGCGGGCAGCCGGCAAAGCCACCGGTGGTGGTGATGAAGGGCACTTGGCGGAGGATTCGGGATGAAGACATCCCCCACATCCTTAAGAGCACGctgccctcctctgccctgccGCTGGCAGGTGCCGGTGAGGAGGAgaaccccagcacccccagccccaggaagaCGAGCGATGCCGTGGTGCAGACCGAGGACTTCTCCACCACCAAGACCAACTCCAGCACTTCTCCCACACTGGAGACACGCGAGGGGCCCCCACACAGCCGTGCCACCTGCGATGGTGAAGCTCTGGCCCCCACCAAGGCCGCCTTGCCCATCTCCTTCGGCCACGAGGCGCCCGCTGGGACCTTCCCCGCCAGCCGACATGGCTCCCCGAGCAGAGCTGCCCGTGTCACCCCCTTCAACTACgtccccagccccatggcagtGACAGTGGTGGCCGACAAGGCGGTGGAGAAAATCCAAGCTTGA